A genomic segment from Oncorhynchus gorbuscha isolate QuinsamMale2020 ecotype Even-year unplaced genomic scaffold, OgorEven_v1.0 Un_scaffold_7558, whole genome shotgun sequence encodes:
- the LOC124029757 gene encoding rano class II histocompatibility antigen, D-1 beta chain-like isoform X2 → MRCRFSSEEPRDIEFLLQVYGNKKLLGQYNSTTEKCTVYTQWMKNFTETACKGPAFLAARRDEMKKYCSSNVPVVYGYLLEKAEELVNGDWTYQIHSHLEYTPTPGERIACMVEHFSLTEPKLYDWDPSMPGPEKNKMVIGACGLLLGVVFIAAGLIYYMKKSTEGRVLVPTMVLPESYGTI, encoded by the exons ATGAGGTGTCGTTTCAGCTCCGAGGAGCCCCGTGATATTGAGTTTCTGCTGCAGGTCTACGGCAACAAGAAGTTACTGGGACAATACAACAGCACAACAGAGAAATGTACGGTCTACACACAATGGATGAAGAACTTCACTGAAACGGCCTGCAAAGGCCCTGCTTTTCTGGCCGCGAGGAGAGACGAAATGAAGAAATACTGCAGCAGCAACGTTCCTGTGGTGTATGGGTACTTACTAGAGAAGGCAG AGGAGCTGGTCAATGGGGATTGGACCTACCAGATCCACTCGCACCTGGAGTACACAcccacacctggagagagaatcGCCTGTATGGTGGAGCACTTCAGCCTCACTGAGCCCAAACTGTATGactggg ACCCCTCCATGCCGGGTCCTGAGAAGAATAAGATGGTGATTGGGGCCTGTGGGCTGCTGCTGGGGGTGGTCTTTATAGCAGCTGGACTGATCTACTACATGAAGAAATCTACTG AAGGACGAGTGTTGGTGCCGACCATGGTGCTGCCAGAAAGTTATGGCACCATCTAG
- the LOC124029757 gene encoding H-2 class II histocompatibility antigen, E-S beta chain-like isoform X1: MRCRFSSEEPRDIEFLLQVYGNKKLLGQYNSTTEKCTVYTQWMKNFTETACKGPAFLAARRDEMKKYCSSNVPVVYGYLLEKAVEPYIRLRSVEPFSTRHLAMLVCSAYDFYPKPISDVAEDGQEVTSNVTSTEELVNGDWTYQIHSHLEYTPTPGERIACMVEHFSLTEPKLYDWDPSMPGPEKNKMVIGACGLLLGVVFIAAGLIYYMKKSTEGRVLVPTMVLPESYGTI; this comes from the exons ATGAGGTGTCGTTTCAGCTCCGAGGAGCCCCGTGATATTGAGTTTCTGCTGCAGGTCTACGGCAACAAGAAGTTACTGGGACAATACAACAGCACAACAGAGAAATGTACGGTCTACACACAATGGATGAAGAACTTCACTGAAACGGCCTGCAAAGGCCCTGCTTTTCTGGCCGCGAGGAGAGACGAAATGAAGAAATACTGCAGCAGCAACGTTCCTGTGGTGTATGGGTACTTACTAGAGAAGGCAG TTGAGCCCTACATCAGGCTGAGGTCAGTGGAGCCGTTCAGTACCAGACACCTGGCCATGCTCGTGTGCAGCGCCTACGACTTCTACCCCAAACCCATCAGTGACGTGGCTGAGGACGGACAGGAAGTGACCTCAAATGTGACTTCCACAGAGGAGCTGGTCAATGGGGATTGGACCTACCAGATCCACTCGCACCTGGAGTACACAcccacacctggagagagaatcGCCTGTATGGTGGAGCACTTCAGCCTCACTGAGCCCAAACTGTATGactggg ACCCCTCCATGCCGGGTCCTGAGAAGAATAAGATGGTGATTGGGGCCTGTGGGCTGCTGCTGGGGGTGGTCTTTATAGCAGCTGGACTGATCTACTACATGAAGAAATCTACTG AAGGACGAGTGTTGGTGCCGACCATGGTGCTGCCAGAAAGTTATGGCACCATCTAG